Proteins encoded together in one Lathyrus oleraceus cultivar Zhongwan6 chromosome 5, CAAS_Psat_ZW6_1.0, whole genome shotgun sequence window:
- the LOC127081594 gene encoding pectinesterase inhibitor 10-like, translating to MGYPPPQTQVDPMTMGSQPFLSLLSSHGYPMAQLGNPSFISPSGNPSFISPSGNPSFISPSGTSSYHQTGGSSFPHPSQVPPPFMQSGIFPDPTQVPLSSQHPTNTPSSSTLSRSHTPPTTHMPSSSTHHGGSRTPHPPRATDIPVPEEQEEQDDQEQQDDHVLEQPTANPTEYEMIDGRYFIEPCGKS from the coding sequence ATGGGGTATCCTCCCCCACAGACTCAGGTAGATCCCATGACCATGGGTTCACAGCCTTTTCTCTCGCTACTATCATCCCATGGTTATCCTATGGCCCAACTTGGGAACCCATCCTTTATTAGCCCATCTGGGAACCCATCATTTATTAGCCCATCTGGGAACCCATCCTTTATTAGCCCATCTGGGACTTCATCATACCATCAGACTGGGGGATCTAGTTTTCCTCATCCCTCACAGGTACCCCCACCCTTCATGCAGTCTGGGATCTTTCCAGATCCCACACAGGTACCTCTGTCGTCCCAGCATCCCACAAACACACCATCATCATCCACGCTTTCGAGGTCCCACACCCCACCTACCACACACATGCCCTCATCATCCACGCATCATGGGGGATCTCGCACCCCACACCCACCACGTGCCACAGATATACCCGTGCCTGAGGAGCAGGAGGAGCAGGATGACCAGGAGCAGCAGGATGACCATGTTTTAGAGCAACCAACTGCAAATCCCACAGAGTATGAGATGATTGATGGCAGATATTTTATTGAGCCATGTGGAAAATCGTAA